A region of Streptomyces cinnamoneus DNA encodes the following proteins:
- a CDS encoding helix-hairpin-helix domain-containing protein, which produces MTNHRGHLAGEAAAPAPADEVTETKPATPAPQAGEPAAEPAGDEDGGAGAAAARARTGGEEKPSPAAEAGDAAGDGPQGTEPAAAADAGAPSGPPATPAPATPDDTTPDDASADAPEAAGSGKPRSAVAEALAAAVRAVESGERSAAEFFTEPKPAARPARPARPARPAPPAPPVRGAAPVVAPSAALVEVLAAGGAPEQLAPRAAEALGEHAAEALREDPWLLLGVPGVRPEQADGFARALLGPECGPGDERRARALVVWLLERAALAGHTVLDAAALSTELGRRDVPDPDEALRGAIAEGAALVFQEGDETEEPVSLLFGLDRYAMAEESLADGLARLLAAPLPEADWTAAAEAAPSPSAAELVRAVAAAGLVTHSGGEAARAEPAALVGAAAGLGLRACAAAHTEDGRRRLAELGVEDAVTVSGLLSGRQGPGREEDGTLALDVLAVLDAPQLDVETAALLVESLADGTRLVLSGDPAVLWSAGPGRVFADVVAARACPAVVSRTPDAGPLGELVSGVGIGELNQVDAPGKEVVIVPVRDPGEAVHRTVQLVADSVPRALGVPAAQTQVITPGHGGPVGTRALNAALKERLNPGPGRFGGFDPGDRVAYVPAPGRMVPGTVVSADAEGLRLDCAGTPVVVPPGRVGEDVRHGWAVTAHQAAGTRWPAAVVVLPGDAAASLTRAWVYTAFSRAERHLSVVHGVDQALPRAVAEVPAKDRTTRLRALLRPRSTPEG; this is translated from the coding sequence GTGACCAACCACCGCGGTCACCTCGCCGGCGAGGCCGCCGCCCCCGCCCCGGCGGACGAGGTCACCGAGACGAAGCCGGCCACGCCCGCGCCGCAGGCCGGCGAGCCCGCCGCGGAGCCGGCCGGGGACGAGGACGGCGGCGCCGGTGCCGCCGCCGCGCGGGCCCGGACGGGCGGCGAGGAGAAGCCGTCACCGGCGGCGGAGGCCGGGGACGCGGCCGGCGACGGGCCACAGGGCACGGAGCCGGCGGCGGCCGCTGACGCCGGCGCCCCGTCCGGACCTCCCGCGACCCCCGCGCCCGCCACCCCGGACGACACCACTCCGGACGACGCCTCCGCGGACGCGCCCGAGGCGGCCGGGAGCGGCAAGCCCCGGTCCGCCGTCGCCGAGGCGCTGGCCGCCGCCGTGCGGGCGGTGGAGAGCGGTGAGCGGTCCGCAGCGGAGTTCTTCACCGAGCCCAAGCCGGCGGCCAGGCCCGCACGGCCGGCCCGGCCCGCGCGGCCGGCTCCCCCGGCACCGCCCGTGCGCGGTGCCGCCCCCGTCGTCGCGCCGAGCGCCGCGCTCGTCGAGGTGCTCGCCGCGGGAGGGGCGCCGGAGCAGCTGGCGCCCCGGGCCGCCGAGGCCCTCGGCGAGCACGCCGCGGAGGCCCTCCGTGAGGATCCCTGGCTGCTGCTGGGCGTGCCCGGCGTCCGGCCCGAGCAGGCCGACGGCTTCGCGCGGGCGCTGCTGGGCCCGGAGTGCGGCCCCGGCGACGAGCGGCGGGCCCGGGCCCTGGTCGTGTGGCTGCTGGAGCGCGCCGCGCTGGCCGGCCACACCGTCCTGGACGCCGCGGCCCTCAGCACCGAGCTGGGCCGGCGCGACGTGCCCGACCCCGACGAGGCGCTGCGCGGCGCCATCGCCGAGGGCGCGGCCCTGGTGTTCCAGGAGGGCGACGAGACCGAGGAGCCGGTGTCGCTGCTGTTCGGCCTGGACCGCTACGCGATGGCCGAGGAGAGCCTCGCCGACGGTCTCGCCCGGCTGCTGGCCGCCCCACTGCCCGAGGCCGACTGGACGGCGGCCGCGGAGGCCGCCCCCTCCCCCTCCGCCGCCGAGCTGGTCCGGGCCGTCGCGGCCGCCGGCCTGGTGACCCACAGCGGCGGCGAGGCCGCGCGCGCCGAGCCGGCCGCGCTGGTCGGGGCGGCGGCCGGGCTGGGCCTGCGGGCCTGCGCCGCCGCGCACACCGAGGACGGCCGGCGCCGCCTCGCCGAGCTGGGCGTCGAGGACGCGGTGACCGTGTCCGGCCTGCTGTCCGGCCGTCAGGGGCCCGGGCGCGAGGAGGACGGCACCCTCGCGCTCGACGTGCTGGCCGTCCTGGACGCGCCGCAGCTGGACGTGGAGACGGCCGCCCTGCTGGTGGAGTCGCTCGCCGACGGCACCCGGCTGGTGCTCAGCGGCGACCCCGCCGTGCTGTGGTCGGCGGGACCGGGCCGGGTGTTCGCGGACGTGGTGGCGGCCCGCGCCTGCCCGGCCGTCGTCTCCCGCACCCCCGACGCGGGCCCCCTCGGCGAGCTGGTCTCGGGCGTCGGGATCGGCGAGCTGAACCAGGTGGACGCCCCCGGCAAGGAGGTCGTCATCGTCCCCGTGCGGGATCCGGGCGAGGCCGTGCACCGCACGGTGCAGCTGGTCGCCGACTCCGTGCCGCGCGCCCTCGGCGTGCCCGCCGCCCAGACCCAGGTGATCACCCCGGGCCACGGCGGCCCCGTCGGCACCCGGGCGCTCAACGCCGCGCTCAAGGAGCGGCTCAACCCCGGCCCCGGCCGGTTCGGCGGCTTCGACCCGGGCGACCGCGTGGCGTACGTGCCGGCCCCCGGCCGGATGGTCCCGGGCACCGTGGTCTCCGCGGACGCGGAGGGGCTGCGCCTGGACTGCGCGGGCACGCCCGTGGTCGTACCGCCGGGCCGGGTCGGTGAGGACGTGCGCCACGGCTGGGCCGTCACCGCGCACCAGGCGGCCGGGACGCGCTGGCCGGCGGCGGTGGTCGTGCTGCCGGGCGACGCGGCCGCCTCCCTGACGCGGGCGTGGGTCTACACGGCGTTCAGCCGGGCCGAGCGCCACCTGTCGGTCGTGCACGGCGTGGACCAGGCGCTGCCCCGCGCCGTCGCCGAGGTGCCGGCGAAGGACCGGACCACCCGGCTGCGGGCGCTGCTGCGGCCGCGGAGCACTCCTGAGGGGTGA
- a CDS encoding aldo/keto reductase — translation MEQRHLGRTGLRVSRLGLGTLTWGRDTGEHDAAEQLKAFWEAGGTLVDTADVYADGAAEHLLGRLLADLVPRRDLIVATKAGGVLPPGRRTDCSRRHLLAALDDSLDRLGTDYVDVWQIHAFDPGTPLEETLQAVDIAVGSGRARYAGVCGFCGWQLAKAATWQLAAPGARTRLAGTQMEYSLLQRGIEREVLPAALDLGIGVLASSPLGRGVLTGKYRHGTPADSRGASEHLAPFVAPYLDDTATRVVDAVTTAADGLATTPLHVSLAWVRDRPGVTAPIVGARTAQQLRAALSVEALTLPDEICQALDDVSAPVHRYPDQDWSTL, via the coding sequence ATGGAACAAAGGCATCTCGGCCGCACCGGCCTGCGGGTGTCCCGCCTCGGCCTCGGCACGCTCACCTGGGGCCGGGACACCGGGGAGCACGACGCGGCCGAGCAGCTCAAGGCCTTCTGGGAAGCGGGCGGGACGCTCGTCGACACCGCCGACGTCTACGCGGACGGGGCCGCCGAACACCTCCTCGGACGGCTGCTCGCGGACCTGGTCCCGCGCCGGGACCTGATCGTCGCGACCAAGGCCGGCGGCGTCCTTCCGCCCGGCCGCCGCACCGACTGCTCCCGCCGCCACCTCCTCGCCGCCCTCGACGACTCCCTGGACCGGCTGGGTACGGACTACGTCGACGTGTGGCAGATACACGCCTTCGACCCCGGCACGCCGCTGGAGGAGACGCTGCAGGCCGTCGACATCGCCGTCGGCAGCGGCCGGGCCCGCTACGCCGGGGTCTGCGGCTTCTGCGGCTGGCAGCTCGCCAAGGCGGCGACCTGGCAGCTGGCCGCGCCGGGCGCCCGGACGCGGCTGGCCGGCACGCAGATGGAGTACTCCCTGCTGCAGCGCGGCATCGAGCGCGAGGTGCTGCCGGCCGCGCTCGACCTGGGCATCGGCGTCCTCGCCTCCTCGCCGCTCGGCAGGGGCGTCCTCACCGGCAAGTACCGCCACGGCACACCCGCCGACTCGCGGGGCGCCTCGGAGCACCTGGCGCCCTTCGTCGCCCCCTACCTCGACGACACGGCCACCCGGGTGGTCGACGCGGTCACCACGGCGGCCGACGGCCTCGCGACGACCCCGCTCCACGTGTCCCTGGCGTGGGTGCGCGACCGCCCCGGCGTCACCGCCCCGATCGTGGGCGCGCGCACCGCGCAGCAGCTGCGGGCCGCGTTGTCAGTGGAGGCCCTTACGCTTCCGGACGAGATCTGCCAGGCGCTCGACGACGTGTCGGCGCCGGTGCACCGCTACCCGGACCAGGACTGGAGCACGCTGTGA
- a CDS encoding DUF3090 domain-containing protein has translation MSRQVFLYDPPDRFVAGTVGLPGRRTFFLQASAAGRVTSVALEKAQVEALAERIDELLDEVVRRTGGNAPVPAVAPLELSDSAPLDTPVEEEFRVGTMALAWDGDGQRMVVEAQALVELQADTDEDLAEAEERLLQDELNGPPMLRVRITGTMARAFAKRALEVVNAGRPPCPLCSLPLDPEGHVCPRQNGYRRGA, from the coding sequence TTGTCCCGTCAGGTGTTCCTCTATGACCCGCCGGACCGCTTCGTCGCCGGTACGGTCGGGCTGCCGGGCCGCCGCACCTTCTTCCTCCAGGCCAGCGCGGCCGGCCGCGTCACCAGCGTGGCCCTGGAGAAGGCCCAGGTGGAGGCGCTCGCCGAACGCATCGACGAACTGCTGGACGAAGTCGTCCGGCGCACCGGCGGCAACGCCCCCGTGCCCGCCGTGGCCCCGCTGGAGCTGTCCGACAGCGCGCCGCTGGACACCCCCGTCGAGGAGGAGTTCCGGGTCGGCACGATGGCCCTGGCCTGGGACGGCGACGGCCAGCGCATGGTCGTGGAGGCCCAGGCGCTCGTCGAGCTCCAGGCGGACACCGACGAGGACCTCGCGGAGGCCGAGGAGCGGCTGCTCCAGGACGAGCTGAACGGCCCGCCGATGCTCCGCGTGCGCATCACCGGCACCATGGCGCGGGCCTTCGCCAAGCGGGCCCTGGAGGTCGTCAACGCCGGCCGGCCCCCGTGCCCGCTGTGCAGTCTGCCGCTCGACCCGGAGGGACACGTATGCCCGCGTCAGAACGGATACCGTCGCGGAGCGTGA
- the mshC gene encoding cysteine--1-D-myo-inosityl 2-amino-2-deoxy-alpha-D-glucopyranoside ligase produces MHAWPASEVPALPGSGRDLRIHDTATGERVTLAPGPVARIYVCGITPYDATHMGHAATYNAFDLVQRVWLDTKRQVHYVQNVTDVDDPLLERAVANGDDWTELAERETALFREDMTALRLLPPRHYIGAVESIPKIVPLVERLREAGAAYELEGDTYFSVESDAHFGQVSHYDAEVMRRLSAERGGDPERPGKKNPLDPMLWMAARPGEPSWDGASLGPGRPGWHIECVAIALEHLGMGFDVQGGGSDLIFPHHEMGASHAQALTGEHPFAQAYVHAGMVALHGEKMSKSKGNLVFVSALRRDGVDPAAIRLALLAHHYRADWEWTDAVLTEAVERLDCWRAAVSRPDGPSADALLAEIREALADDLDAPAALAAVDRWAAAQAASGGSDEGAPGLVSRAVDALLGVAL; encoded by the coding sequence ATGCATGCCTGGCCCGCTTCTGAGGTTCCCGCCCTGCCCGGCAGTGGCCGCGACCTCCGGATCCACGACACCGCGACCGGTGAGCGAGTGACCCTCGCCCCCGGCCCCGTCGCCCGCATCTACGTCTGCGGCATCACTCCGTACGACGCCACCCACATGGGACACGCGGCGACCTACAACGCGTTCGACCTCGTTCAGCGCGTGTGGCTCGACACCAAGCGGCAGGTTCACTACGTCCAGAACGTCACCGACGTGGACGACCCGCTCCTGGAGCGGGCCGTCGCCAACGGCGACGACTGGACCGAGCTCGCCGAGCGCGAGACCGCCCTCTTCCGCGAGGACATGACCGCGCTGCGCCTGCTCCCGCCGCGCCACTACATCGGTGCCGTGGAGTCGATACCGAAGATCGTGCCGCTGGTGGAGCGGCTGCGCGAGGCCGGTGCCGCCTACGAGCTCGAAGGCGACACCTACTTCTCCGTCGAGTCCGACGCCCACTTCGGCCAGGTCTCCCACTACGACGCCGAGGTCATGCGCCGGCTCTCCGCCGAGCGCGGCGGCGACCCGGAGCGGCCCGGCAAGAAGAACCCCCTCGACCCCATGCTGTGGATGGCCGCCCGCCCGGGGGAGCCCAGCTGGGACGGCGCCTCGCTCGGCCCCGGCCGCCCCGGCTGGCACATCGAGTGCGTCGCCATCGCCCTCGAGCACCTCGGCATGGGCTTCGACGTCCAGGGCGGCGGCTCGGACCTGATCTTCCCGCACCACGAGATGGGCGCCTCCCACGCGCAGGCGCTCACCGGCGAGCACCCCTTCGCCCAGGCGTACGTCCACGCCGGCATGGTCGCCCTCCACGGCGAGAAGATGTCGAAGTCCAAGGGCAACCTGGTCTTCGTCTCCGCGCTGCGCCGCGACGGCGTGGACCCGGCCGCCATCCGCCTCGCGCTGCTGGCCCACCACTACCGCGCCGACTGGGAGTGGACCGACGCGGTCCTCACCGAGGCCGTGGAGCGCCTGGACTGCTGGCGCGCGGCCGTCTCCCGCCCCGACGGGCCGTCCGCCGACGCCCTGCTGGCGGAGATCCGCGAGGCTCTCGCCGACGACCTCGACGCCCCGGCCGCGCTGGCCGCCGTCGACCGCTGGGCAGCCGCCCAGGCCGCCTCGGGCGGCAGTGACGAGGGTGCGCCGGGCCTGGTGTCCCGTGCGGTGGACGCCCTGCTGGGCGTGGCGCTGTGA
- the corA gene encoding magnesium/cobalt transporter CorA, whose protein sequence is MPCMIVDCAIYRHGHRTEGPSELAHALEAARAEGESFVWIGLYEPTEEEFDLVTNEFGLHPLAVEDALNAHQRPKLEVYDDSLFMVLKPVVYDDVRDVVATEELMLFVGNCFVVSVRHGEGSPLAEVRKRLERDPEILRHGPTAVLYAVSDAVVDHYTEVAVLLHADLDELEAEVFAPLGEDVRHTASRIYSFKRQVVEFRRATLPLTEPMARLAGTQLPFVDEKSRPFFRDVSDHLTRANESVEGLDRLLSDILSAHLAQMGVQQNDDMRKISAWAAMAAVPTMIAGVYGMNFAHMPELRQPWGYPVVVVLMAGLVVWLYRMFKRRGWL, encoded by the coding sequence ATCCCTTGCATGATCGTGGACTGCGCCATCTACCGGCACGGGCATCGCACCGAGGGCCCCTCCGAGCTCGCGCACGCGCTGGAGGCGGCGCGCGCCGAGGGGGAGTCCTTCGTGTGGATCGGGCTGTACGAACCCACGGAGGAGGAGTTCGACCTCGTCACGAACGAGTTCGGCCTGCACCCACTGGCGGTGGAGGACGCGCTCAACGCGCACCAGCGGCCGAAGCTGGAGGTCTACGACGACTCGCTGTTCATGGTGCTCAAGCCGGTGGTCTACGACGACGTGCGGGACGTCGTCGCCACGGAGGAGCTGATGCTCTTCGTCGGGAACTGCTTCGTGGTGAGCGTCCGGCACGGCGAGGGCAGCCCGCTGGCGGAGGTGCGCAAACGGCTGGAGCGGGATCCGGAGATACTGCGGCACGGGCCGACGGCGGTGCTGTACGCCGTGAGCGACGCGGTCGTGGACCACTACACGGAGGTCGCGGTCCTGCTGCACGCGGACCTGGACGAGCTGGAGGCCGAGGTGTTCGCGCCGCTGGGTGAGGACGTGCGGCACACCGCGTCGCGGATCTACTCCTTCAAGCGCCAGGTCGTGGAGTTCCGCCGGGCGACGCTGCCGCTCACCGAGCCGATGGCGCGGCTGGCGGGCACGCAGCTGCCGTTCGTCGACGAGAAGTCGCGGCCCTTCTTCCGTGACGTCAGCGACCACCTGACCCGGGCCAACGAGTCGGTCGAGGGCCTGGACCGGCTGCTGTCGGACATCCTCTCCGCCCATCTGGCGCAGATGGGCGTCCAGCAGAACGACGACATGCGCAAGATCTCGGCCTGGGCGGCCATGGCGGCCGTCCCGACGATGATCGCCGGCGTGTACGGGATGAACTTCGCGCACATGCCGGAGCTGCGCCAGCCGTGGGGGTACCCGGTGGTGGTGGTGCTGATGGCGGGGCTGGTCGTGTGGCTGTACCGGATGTTCAAGCGCCGCGGCTGGCTGTGA
- a CDS encoding chaplin family protein, with amino-acid sequence MRQVTKKGLITVAAASGVLAVTGGYAQADSGAMGAAAHSPGVGSGNTVQVPVHVPVNACGNTVNVVGLLNPASGNRCFNGGHGGGVHAGGAHGGGVHGGGLANGKAENSPGVASGNTVQAPISVPVNACGNSVNVVGIGNTATGNECVNGGGHTGGHQSGHEHKPPHGHEPGHPGGHDHGGRHNPPAEQKPGHKPPAHHGGQPAGHPGAPGGHQAKPATAVKDAHRAPEVLAEHRPATVAEKASELAHTGAGQLGAAGAASAGLLLGGALLYRRARGAQG; translated from the coding sequence ATGCGACAGGTCACCAAGAAGGGCCTGATCACCGTAGCGGCGGCGAGTGGGGTACTCGCCGTGACCGGCGGCTACGCACAGGCCGACTCGGGTGCCATGGGCGCTGCGGCGCACTCGCCGGGCGTGGGTTCCGGCAACACGGTCCAGGTTCCGGTCCACGTGCCGGTGAACGCCTGCGGCAACACCGTGAACGTGGTCGGGCTGCTGAACCCCGCGTCGGGCAACCGGTGCTTCAACGGCGGGCACGGCGGCGGTGTCCACGCCGGTGGTGCCCACGGCGGCGGTGTCCACGGCGGCGGGCTGGCGAACGGCAAGGCCGAGAACTCGCCCGGCGTGGCGTCCGGCAACACCGTGCAGGCGCCCATCAGCGTGCCGGTCAACGCGTGCGGCAACAGCGTCAACGTCGTCGGCATCGGCAACACCGCCACCGGTAACGAGTGCGTCAACGGTGGCGGTCACACGGGCGGCCACCAGAGCGGGCACGAGCACAAGCCCCCGCACGGCCACGAGCCCGGCCACCCCGGGGGCCACGACCACGGCGGGCGGCACAACCCGCCCGCCGAGCAGAAGCCCGGCCACAAGCCGCCGGCCCACCACGGCGGGCAGCCGGCCGGTCACCCCGGCGCCCCGGGCGGCCACCAGGCCAAGCCCGCCACCGCGGTGAAGGACGCCCACCGTGCCCCCGAGGTGCTCGCCGAGCACCGTCCGGCCACGGTGGCCGAGAAGGCCTCGGAGCTGGCGCACACGGGCGCCGGCCAGCTGGGTGCGGCCGGTGCCGCCAGCGCGGGCCTGCTGCTCGGCGGCGCGCTGCTCTACCGCCGCGCGCGGGGTGCCCAGGGCTGA
- a CDS encoding chaplin: MLKKVVAAAAATSGLVLAGAGMAAASGGAQAAAVNSPGVASGNVVQVPVSVPVNLCGNTINVVGLLNPAAGNTCVNK; this comes from the coding sequence ATGCTCAAGAAGGTCGTCGCCGCTGCGGCAGCCACCAGTGGTCTCGTTCTCGCGGGTGCCGGTATGGCCGCCGCCAGCGGGGGTGCTCAGGCAGCTGCTGTGAACAGCCCCGGCGTCGCTTCGGGCAACGTCGTGCAGGTTCCGGTCTCCGTGCCGGTCAACCTGTGCGGCAACACGATCAACGTCGTCGGGCTGCTGAACCCCGCCGCTGGCAACACCTGCGTCAACAAGTGA
- a CDS encoding histidine phosphatase family protein has translation MPTLILVRHGRSTANTRGVLAGWTPGVALDERGAAQAAALPGRLAGLPLAAAVTSPLQRCRETLAPLLAARPRLPLHTDERIGECRYGDWSGRKLAELAGEPLWETVQRHPSAAAFPGGESVRAMQTRAVDAVREWNARVEAEHGEDALYLMCSHGDVVKAVVADALGLHLDHFQRITADPCSVTAVRYTRLRPYVLRLGDTGDLAGLAPHEEPSGSGDKGDAAVGGGAGAP, from the coding sequence ATGCCCACCCTGATCCTGGTCCGGCACGGCCGGTCCACCGCCAACACCCGCGGCGTGCTCGCCGGGTGGACCCCGGGGGTGGCCCTGGACGAGCGCGGTGCCGCGCAGGCGGCCGCCCTCCCCGGCCGGCTGGCCGGACTCCCGCTGGCCGCCGCCGTCACCAGCCCCCTCCAGCGCTGCCGCGAGACCCTCGCCCCGCTGCTGGCCGCCAGGCCCCGGCTGCCCCTGCACACCGACGAGCGCATCGGCGAGTGCCGCTACGGCGACTGGTCCGGCCGCAAGCTCGCCGAGCTGGCCGGCGAACCGCTGTGGGAGACCGTCCAGCGGCACCCCTCCGCGGCCGCCTTCCCCGGCGGCGAGTCCGTCCGCGCCATGCAGACGCGGGCCGTGGACGCCGTGCGGGAGTGGAACGCGCGCGTCGAGGCCGAGCACGGCGAGGACGCCCTCTACCTGATGTGCTCGCACGGCGACGTCGTCAAGGCCGTCGTCGCGGACGCCCTCGGCCTCCACCTCGACCACTTCCAGCGGATCACCGCCGACCCCTGCTCGGTCACCGCCGTCCGCTACACCCGCCTGCGCCCGTACGTGCTGCGCCTCGGCGACACCGGCGACCTGGCCGGCCTCGCCCCCCACGAGGAGCCCTCCGGCAGCGGCGACAAGGGGGACGCGGCCGTCGGAGGCGGTGCGGGGGCACCGTGA
- a CDS encoding DUF5703 family protein, which translates to MPEYEFCDVYVPRGVSRKATTRLLTDHAEYGLWELDRLRLYPDGSRRVRLRRRIIRQIRATW; encoded by the coding sequence ATGCCGGAATACGAATTCTGTGATGTGTATGTGCCCCGGGGTGTCTCCCGGAAGGCCACCACACGCCTGCTGACCGACCACGCCGAGTACGGACTCTGGGAGTTGGACCGACTACGCCTGTACCCCGACGGCAGCCGCAGGGTGCGGCTGCGGCGCCGGATCATCCGACAGATCCGTGCCACATGGTGA
- a CDS encoding SCO1664 family protein has product MPASERIPSRSVSPHELLARGELTVRGRVREASNAVLYCTVEYEGVSAACVYKPVAGERPLWDFPDGTLAQREVAAYELSEAMGWGLIPPTVLRDGPYGEGMCQLWIEPPAEDAAQERLLALVDGREPGPGWKAVGFAEVDDDRTALLVHADDERLRRLAVLDAVINNGDRKGGHLLPAPDGRLYAIDHGVTFNSDDKLRTLLWGWAGEPLTEEAMEALRRLSADLAEGRPLADRLAELITADEIEALRGRVAGLLRTGRHREPSGQWPAIPWPPV; this is encoded by the coding sequence ATGCCCGCGTCAGAACGGATACCGTCGCGGAGCGTGAGCCCGCACGAACTGCTCGCCCGCGGTGAGCTGACGGTGCGTGGGCGGGTCCGCGAGGCGTCCAACGCGGTCCTGTACTGCACGGTCGAGTACGAGGGCGTCAGCGCCGCCTGCGTCTACAAGCCCGTCGCCGGCGAGCGGCCGCTGTGGGACTTCCCCGACGGCACGCTGGCGCAGCGCGAGGTGGCCGCGTACGAGCTGTCCGAGGCCATGGGCTGGGGGCTGATCCCGCCCACGGTGCTGCGCGACGGCCCGTACGGCGAGGGCATGTGCCAGCTGTGGATCGAGCCACCCGCCGAGGACGCGGCCCAGGAGCGGCTGCTGGCGCTGGTCGACGGCCGGGAGCCGGGGCCGGGCTGGAAGGCCGTCGGCTTCGCCGAGGTCGACGACGACCGCACCGCGCTGCTCGTCCACGCCGACGACGAGCGGCTGCGCCGGCTGGCCGTGCTGGACGCGGTGATCAACAACGGCGACCGCAAGGGCGGCCACCTGCTGCCCGCCCCCGACGGCCGGCTCTACGCCATCGACCACGGTGTGACCTTCAACTCCGACGACAAGCTCCGCACGCTGCTGTGGGGCTGGGCGGGGGAGCCGCTGACCGAGGAGGCGATGGAGGCCCTCCGACGACTTTCGGCCGATCTGGCCGAGGGGCGGCCCCTGGCGGACCGGCTGGCGGAACTCATCACCGCGGACGAGATCGAGGCCCTGCGGGGCCGGGTGGCCGGTCTGCTGCGCACGGGACGCCACCGGGAGCCGAGCGGACAGTGGCCGGCGATCCCCTGGCCGCCGGTCTGA
- a CDS encoding LLM class F420-dependent oxidoreductase encodes MRLGINLGYWGAGMDADNLEVAREADRLGYSVCWAAEAYGSDAPTVLAWVAAQTERIDVGSAILQIPARTPTMTAMTAATLDSLSGGRFRLGLGVSGPQVSEGWYGVKFDKPLARTREYVEVIRKAMSRERVAHDGQHWTLPLPGGPGKPLKLTVHPVREHIPLYIAAIGPKNLEQTGEIADGALVVFFAPEHAEETTLGALRAGRAKAGKDLEGFDLVPTVPLAVGDDVDALADLFRPYTALYVGGMGSAKQNFYNKLAQRMGYEKAAAEIQEKYLSGDKAGAAAAVPRELIDSTALLGPVERIADRMRAYADAGVTTLSLAPAGFTLDERIAGLRTAVTALERAGLA; translated from the coding sequence ATGCGGCTCGGAATCAATCTCGGCTACTGGGGTGCCGGGATGGACGCGGACAATCTCGAGGTCGCCCGGGAGGCGGACCGGCTGGGCTACTCGGTGTGCTGGGCCGCCGAGGCGTACGGCTCCGACGCCCCGACCGTGCTGGCGTGGGTCGCCGCCCAGACCGAGCGGATCGACGTCGGCTCGGCGATCCTCCAGATCCCCGCCCGTACGCCCACGATGACGGCGATGACCGCCGCCACCCTGGACTCCCTCTCCGGCGGCCGCTTCCGCCTGGGCCTCGGCGTCTCCGGCCCGCAGGTCTCCGAGGGCTGGTACGGCGTGAAGTTCGACAAGCCGCTCGCCCGCACCCGCGAGTACGTCGAGGTCATCCGCAAGGCCATGTCCCGCGAGCGGGTGGCGCACGACGGGCAGCACTGGACGCTGCCGCTGCCCGGCGGCCCGGGCAAGCCCCTCAAGCTCACCGTGCACCCGGTGCGCGAGCACATCCCGCTGTACATCGCCGCGATCGGCCCCAAGAACCTGGAGCAGACCGGCGAGATCGCCGACGGCGCCCTCGTCGTCTTCTTCGCCCCCGAGCACGCCGAGGAGACCACCCTGGGCGCCCTGCGCGCCGGGCGCGCCAAGGCCGGCAAGGACCTCGAAGGCTTCGACCTCGTCCCGACGGTGCCCCTGGCCGTGGGCGACGACGTCGACGCGCTGGCCGACCTCTTCCGCCCGTACACCGCCCTGTACGTGGGCGGCATGGGCAGCGCCAAGCAGAACTTCTACAACAAGCTCGCCCAGCGCATGGGCTACGAGAAGGCCGCCGCCGAGATCCAGGAGAAGTACCTCTCCGGCGACAAGGCCGGCGCGGCCGCGGCCGTGCCCCGCGAGCTGATCGACTCCACCGCTCTGCTCGGCCCCGTGGAGCGCATCGCCGACCGCATGCGGGCCTACGCCGACGCCGGGGTCACCACCCTCTCGCTGGCCCCCGCCGGCTTCACCCTGGACGAGCGGATCGCCGGCCTGCGCACCGCCGTGACCGCGCTGGAGCGCGCCGGACTCGCCTGA